The sequence below is a genomic window from Bactrocera neohumeralis isolate Rockhampton chromosome 4, APGP_CSIRO_Bneo_wtdbg2-racon-allhic-juicebox.fasta_v2, whole genome shotgun sequence.
TGTATCGTTGTCGTTTGGCGAAATGGTGGACTTGTTTAGGTCGCTGAAAGATATTTGTTAATGTAAATTATTTGCGTTTTGGATTGCCGAGTGATGAAGTGTCAAGAGCTCTTTTCCATTTAGTACTATAATACTAAAGTAAACACCgttgaatattaaataaatctttAAATGTGCAATATCTGATTAATCGCCTACGTTCAAGCAAAGCCACGTAATGAGTGATTTTATTATTGGTGGTTTGGCCTCTGTGGGGACCATACTATTCACAAATCCACTGGAGGTAATCTACAATATATCttcttgtaaaatatgtataaccTATGTGGGCTGTCTCTTCGGCAGGTGATTAAGACGCGCTTACAACTGCAGGGTGAGTTAGCCGTGCGCGGGACCTACGATGTTCGCTATAGGGGTATAGTGCATGCCTTTGTGACAGTTATCAAAAATGACGGTTGGACTGGACTGCAAAAAGGGCTGGTGCCGGCAATGTACTTTCAATTTACAATAAATTCTATACGGTACTCCTCACTAAATGCCATGCAATGTACACACATTTCAAATGTATATTACTTACAGACTTGGGATGTACAACGCCGCAGTCAATAGGCAGTGGACTCGCACCAAGGATGGTGGTGAATCATTTGGATTGGGGCTCTTTTGGGGCGCTGCTGGTGGCGCCGTCGGAGCCTATTTTGCTAGTCCATTTCTAATGGTTTGTATTATAATTGACTTTAGTTagttatgtaatttattttaaagattatgtgataaaattatatatttacgtaGTTTAGAACTTAtgatatcttatcaaatttgGGCAGTGTATGCTGCCAACCTAGTCTTTATTCGCTAATTAATCTCATTACTTCATTTATAGATAAAGACTCAGCTGCAGTCACAAGCGGCCAAGAACGTGGCTGTAGGATATCAACATCATCACACTGGTATGTTTAACGCCATGAAGCAGATTTATCTAAGTGGTGGACTTGCAGCATTGTGGCGTGGTTCTATAGCCTCCATACCACGGGCTTCAATTGGTTCGGGCGCACAAATCGCCACATTTGGCAAAACAAAATCAATGCTTCGCGAACACAATTTAGTTGTACAACCAACATTGAACTCAATGTGTGCTGCTTTCTTGGCTGGTTGTGTTGTAACATTGGCAATCACGCCGCCGGACGTTATATCAACACGGCTCTACAATCAAGGTTTGGATGCTAATGGCAAAGGCTTATTATATAGCGGTTGGTGggattgttttttcaaaatagcgCGGAGCGAAGGTTTATATGGGCTCTATAAGGGCTTTTGGGCAAGCTACTTGCGATTTGCTCCGCACTCGGTACTTTTGCTGGTATTTTTCGATGAACTCTTAGCTTTGAAACATAAGTACCAAAGGCGACATAAAACTGTAAATAAAGCGTAGGCGAAATACTTCAAACCAAATTACAACTAGAAAGGCTATACAATTTAACGGAATCGTTCCTTCGTTTATGAAACGATATTTCCTAATTCGGATATTCTACATTACAGTTGCGAGAACCCTTAACAACGTATGCAATCTacaaaatcatttattaaagaaatattattagcaatatgtaaatacgtacatacatatgtaggtagaaagaagaagaaacaaatCGATTTTAGGACTAGAATGCACAATTATCTTTGCCGAGATGAAAGCATTGCTGCATGAACACAATTTAAAGATGCAACCTTCATTGAATACAGTGTGTGGGGGTTTCTTAGCTGGCTTAGTAGTTTCAATTACCATTACACCGTCAGCTGTTATTGCAACACGTCTCTATAATCAGGGATGAGTAAGGTAGAGGTTTGTTCTACAATGGTTTGCCTCTGTTGGAATTATAATTTGTTGGAAGTATACTTTTTTCTTCACCGGTGAGAGTAgctctgcaaaaaaaaataatgtgcgACCACTTTAAAACTCGTTCCACCAAACTTTGTCAATCGTCATCGAAACAAAATTGTCACCATATTCAACGTCCAGGTTTTTATTGATTTCGCTAAGCAATTTCGCTtccaattttatgtataaatacaaatatcttgAAGTTCTTAATGGTTGAGGTTATGATATAAATTCGAAAAGACGTTCTATAATCTTCATACCGGAAACAACATTTGAGCATGTGAAGGAAATGGCTAAGAGTTACCAGACTTCATAAGCAGGTATTTAAAAAACACTCGAAGGATTTTGGTCTAAAACCCTTTCAAGTATGACTTGCTCAGGAAAGTTAGCACGATTTCTATAACCCAGTATTCGGAGGTAAAAGCAGAGCCCAAGAACCTAACTTCATCTGGTTAAATTGTAATTGAAGCGGATTCCTCTATACTGACTCCATAAAAGTCGAATACTCAGTAAAATTGTATATTGCGCAGAAAATCTCCTACATACGCCTCGATTCGATAAATAGAAATAACCTGATTTTAATACATCCAACCCATAATCAAAATAATGTGTTTGTTTTGCCGCAACGAAGAGGGTAAATCCGTTTTGAAAGGACTCATTTGTATTAAGTAATTTTCTATAGAAATCAGAGGCGAATACACGGGATGGTGGTTTTGGATTTTATAGCATATTATTGCATATTATAATGCCGTTTTGTGGGCGAGGCAGTGGTCCTATTACGTCCATCTGTAATACCAAACCCCCCTTGGATTCAAGGAATACATATACCAAGTCATCCGAATTTTAACAAGTCTCATCGTcctggtcatttatatatacatatgcacacatgtatatatagccatatatgtatgtatttatctcGAATAGATGACTCAAACAACCGTTATaacatttatctatctatctatctatctatctaactGTTAGGTAGAATGTAGTAACATGtcgcaaaagtataaaattatgttaGAAGGAAACCATGGATCCGCCACaaacagaaataaaattatattagtctaaataaacttttaaaagtgtgttttatgagagtatacaaattttataaaataaatgtttactataattaaataaatttattaatttatattggatatattatcatttttacatttaattgcaCACAAGTGTATTTGTTCAGCATAAAGATAAATTACTTATCATCAATTGTCTCCCAACTATTAAACACCATAAGGTTTGTTTTATAACTGCTAATAGCTACAAGCCATCAGAGGGAATAAGATTGAAAGTTACACTTACAGAGAGCGAAATAACGAAAGAGGAAAGATCAACATTTGTAATAGATCAAcacttgaaaattattaatagaaccattaaaatgaacaaaatcaaagcaaatgCTTCAAATTCATATGCATGTTTAACAGTTGTTCCTTCGCATGTTACTAGCTATTTTCTGCATGATGAAATCTTACTAACTTTGCTCTCTCAACTAGTGCTCTTCTCTGCCAGCATTTcgttttaagaaaaacttttcaagcaAAAACTTTGGTAGCTAGTAAGGGCCCATTCACATACAACTTTGCTCGTTTTCAGTCCATACTAAGGGTGCTCGCAGAGTGGACGCTTAAAGCCAAGTCAATCGCATTTTCCCATTTACGCTCTGCTCCGCTTCGAGCCTAAGCCCTAAGCCAACGAAGACTAGAAACCAAAGGGTATGCCACAATGAACGGTTTTGGTGTTTCTCTCTAATAAAATGGTGACTGTTGCTTGGCAAAGAATAAAAAGAtgaaagttgcccaaaattttcCTTGGCTTCGCGTCGAAAACTTTTTATGCGAACGTACTCATTCATAAACGGACATAGAACTTTTCTGTTAAAACAAATTTCAGAcgcaaagcgaagcaaatgttGCATATGAATTGCCCATAACAGTTGGCAGTTATGAAACAAACCTTTTAATTAATGCTTACCTTCGTAGATAACATTTGCTGTTTGTAACTTCAATATTCTGTTGATAGCAGCATTGTACAGGTTAGTAGGTTCATACAATAGCTGTTAATTTCATTATAGAGTAAGTAAATTTAAACAATGGCTAGCTGATTACGTcgattcaaattaaatattaagatttcattgtgtaaaaatataattatactaaatatttgatAGCTACGCtctgcaacaataaaaaatatggataTCTCTGATTTCATGATCGGAGGTTTAGCCGCGATGGGTGCAATCTGCTTCACCAACCCACTCGAGGTACAAATATAAGAtagaattacaacaaaaatgcaactcatttaaatacatacagttatggcaatatatatataaaagatagcaaaataaaatgttgatacaaaaagtatttaaaactggtgtatttttttttatttaacaacaatTAATTTGTTCTAGgtaataaaaactgtttacaaTTGACTGAATTAGCCATGAATAACAAATGGATGCATAATAGAAATGGTGATGTTTCATTTTTTCGCGGTATGCTCATTTTTTCGCGGTGGTGTTACTGGCTCATTTTGTGCAAGCCCGTTTTATATGGTGTATAGTTTGCAAATGTTGTTTGCAgatgaaaattcaattaaaagccCGATCGAATAGCGAAATTGCCGTTGGTTACCAAAACCAACACACTGgagatatatgtaaatgcatttagAAACATTTTAAAGGAAAGATTGCAACTTTTGGTAAGGCAAGAGGCTTTGGCGATTACACCACTTGATGTAATTTCAACAAGGCTGTATAATCAAGGTAATGACTCATTCGGCAAAGGAATACTATATAAAGGCTGTTGGGATTGTGCTCACAAAGTATTCAGATTCGAAGGACTACAAGGCTAATATAAAGGATTTTGGTCAAACTATTTGAGGCAGGCCCCACATTCAAcacttgtgttgttgtttattgaGTTACTTATTTCGGCTCGAGACAAATACCAAAGTATCTAAGCATTCAGTGACAATCGTAAACAAAACacatttaatttgattatttaaatcATACTATTTTGCAAAATGATtgatatattctatatattaaattaaatacttattaCAGTTTTTTCGATGTGTTTTAatgtaacaaaaatatatgtatgaatgtttgtGATGAATCGGAAAATCATGCTAACTATTACATTATACTCCCTCATAACTCGAACATCGATGTCATACTTTCAATAGAgttctataaaagaaaaataggtAGCACATATGCCATGTCTTACAAGAAAACAGGacacacaacaaaatatataaacgcACATTAGGAACACCTCCAAAGATTCGATGCTTTTAGCAACACATTTCCCTTAACATATTTTGCTTTCACCGTCACCGCCCTCTTATGCTATCCTTATAGGTACGCAGTGTGCGGACGATGAACCGGCGAAATAAATCTCCATGCGAATTGCTTACTGAGTTTCTCCTTGTACGCGTACAAAGCGATTCAGTATTGCTAATATACCGGCCATGGCGTTAACACGGCTATCTGTAGGCAGACGCCTTAATTGTTCTACCAAGTGTGCAGCAAATGCTGTATTATCCTCAAAGTCTGTTAATTCCAATTGCAGGGATTTATGAGCGCGATAAGCAGCTGTAAGTGCGTTCTTCTTTGCTTCAGTCATTATTGTGTGTATATTCCTTCGAAGAATGAGAAGTCCAGAAACTAAACTGTAAGAATGTATAACAAGTGTACACTAGCAAGTAAGATGAATCtgaataaatggaaaaaaaagttaacaaaaatagtaaaatcacatctattaataaatatattactttattttattggatattttaaaattttccttggTTTATAACAATTGTTCAAACGAGCAAAAAttggcaaactttttttttagcaatTCTTCAATTACGAATAGGAACGTAAACAAAAAATGACGTTTTGAAAATGAAGCAGAATGACAGAATACAAGTGCTGCCAGGCCGTTCCTTCCTTCCTTTAAGCTAGGGTCTGCAAGAAAATGTATAGTTGTGTTAGTGTTCGAAAATTGTTTGATAACCCATAATGtcataaaaactttttgtaGAGCTTTCCCATGagcttgtttttatatatgtatatgaaataaatttccaTACATTGTAACAGttgcaaaactacaaaaattacattttgaaaaaagttcaatGGCAAAAGTTCTCTCAGATTTGTTTTCCTATGTGTTGTAATACAGGGCCTTCAAAAAAGCTAAGTATATTGTTTGTCacaataatataatagaaaCTATTCATTgaagagttttttttaataatttagaacTTACGTGTATTGTTTTTAGCCTTTTCTAAAGACACCAGTGTAGCTTTGGATCATTGATATAACATATTTCACTTGTGTTTTCTGTATAATCCCACCGTGGCAACCACGTAAGAGAAGCAAGTgtctaaaacaaaataaaattgcaacaaatgACAGTGAAAGAATAAATAAGAATTGTAAAGAAATAAACTGAGTAATACATGCGAGAAGAAATAAATAGCTCTAGTAAAACAATGTTGTATCAACAGaattaaaaagcaatttgtAACGTCCTTGAGTGTAGTGAATGTGTGCAcagaatgaaaataaatccaaaaatttcagtACCTTATTGGGCTATTTTGCTCATGAACGCGTGTAGTTTATGTGAATGCTATAAAAACAGTAAGTCACAACTTCAATATCCAAATGCATAAACAATTTACATTTCTTTCTTTCTAAAATAGTAATCCTAAAAGATTATCTATGCGCggacaaatttttattagatataCAGAGATCCCTTCATGTTCATCCCGCATTTACTCTGACTGAGGATCGAGATTCTGCAGCCATCATAACCCAGATGTGGAATACAACGTTACCTGGCTATTACTCGTCTAACAAGTTAAAATACGATTGTTATTTTCGCGTACAAACTCCTCATCGACCGCCTCGCGGAATTTACACTGTCATCACACGTCTTAAATTTCGACGTGATCCTGTCAATAATGCTTGCATAGATTATATTCAATTTGTTGGTGGTAATCGTCCAGCATCTGAAAAGATATGCAACGAAATAGCAATAGACGGGCCGGGTCGGTTAATATTCGATGAACGTAATCGTGAAGTTAATATTCACATTTACATCGATAAGCGAGTTTCGATAAAGGAACCACTCGAATTGCGAATGGTGATGACAGCGCACTCTGAATGTAAATACACTGGAGATTTTCTCTGTGATCCGAAAGACCAGTACTCGTGTATTTCCCGTCATTTTGTGCGTGATAATATAACGAATTGTATGTATCCATGTCGAGATGAAATATCATGCTTTCACGATGTACCTACTTCAGTGGAAGCTGACACCACCTATGTAGCACTTTCAGCACTAACTTCGCTAATTTTTACAATGTTGGGTGTTGGTTTCTGCATATGGGTCTGTTGGAAGTATTGGAATTGCATAACCGTGCAACAGCATGCACACGAAGCTTCGGCGGCTGCTCATCGTAGAGGGCAAACGGTTAGTACATATTGTAGTAAGCTTTCAACGAAGTGCTTTATGTTTTTAATGAGTaatctttgtttttgtgcttgtgAATATCTTCATAATGatgtaattttcaatttcaggAAACCCCTGTAGTTCAGATACCAAACGCACCGTCTTTTAGCGGTGCTATTACGTCGAGTATTGGATATGAACAAGATAATCGACATCATCAACCACAATCACCAAAAGATTTACCGCCAAGCTATGAATCATTATTTCCAGAAAGATAAGCGGTAGTGTGGCGTTGTagtcaatttatttaaaaatgttactgCTAGACGCAATCCAAACTATTATCTACATGTTTAAGGAATCTCTTTTACAATTCAATCAAATGTGGGTGATCCAGTTTTGTGAATTAATTAACATTGAAGTGTCAAACTTGTGCCACCagatttttgtattataattttgtttttgttcttttttgtttttgtgatgtAATATGTCGATCAAATGAATGTCTAGAGTGCCATCGATGTACAGTTAAAAATGTACAACTCTGCATTTAGTACTGTTATTATTTGACAATTTACCAACTCGAATAAGATGTATGTACGTATCTGTTGAAAATTGTAACTGCCTTCAAAATATGACCATTCaattataaaatgttaaaaatcactGTCAACCAACACAAAGTCAATATGTTATACAAATACATGTAagatacttatttatataaagtcgtaatatatgtatcttcATCACAACTATGTAatacaataatacaaaatacgTAACATCAGTATTTGCGGCACCGTTTGGtgtaaattaaatgttgaataAGTATCATAAAACGTTCGAATATGaagatgaaaattttgaaatgtatacaaatattctcACTGTCTTTAAAACaccattttcatttatattggtatatacatacttgtaaatATGACTGTAAACGAAATGCAAATTATAGCCAGTTAGTAAAGCAgccaaatgttgaaaaaatgtaaaaagtaaaTCTTATTCCCAAGTTAAAAAATCAACTACACCAtaaatactaatttttctttcaaaaagttttttttttttgattcacccctacattaaattttttatattttttaattttaagtaaatgtcgaaaattttgtgtttactTACAgactatatttattgtttttttactatttctcattttatattctttgtcTAAGTCTATAAAGTTTctagctgtctaaatgcacacgaattttaaaatatatttaatttatgtatgttctATTCGCtaattgtttaatatatttcctACTAATATAAGAAAACCTTATTGgtaataaattaattgtaatAATGTGTAGTTGAAATTTTGTCACATGGTTAGTGTGAATTTACCttgtattacaatttattttatattgagtGTAAGAAGAAAAACTACATATGTAggtaataaaaattagaaagacaaaatcaataaatatagcAGTTTGGAAGTAACTCTTCTTTGTGTTTGTAGACGCAAAACTTATGTCGCTGTAGTTGTATCAGCATAAAACATTCCACATACATTTAGTAAATCCGGGAGgagatgttgttattgttattgcaagAATTATCCAGACCCTGCTTGAGGGAAAAACAATAAGTTAACTGTCATCGAAGTCGAACTGTTTCGACGGGTTCGGACGTGTATGGTCTAAGGGACCGGAACGGTCCCGTAatttttatccagccaaggTCT
It includes:
- the LOC126755102 gene encoding solute carrier family 25 member 35-like; the encoded protein is MSDFIIGGLASVGTILFTNPLEVIKTRLQLQGELAVRGTYDVRYRGIVHAFVTVIKNDGWTGLQKGLVPAMYFQFTINSIRLGMYNAAVNRQWTRTKDGGESFGLGLFWGAAGGAVGAYFASPFLMIKTQLQSQAAKNVAVGYQHHHTGMFNAMKQIYLSGGLAALWRGSIASIPRASIGSGAQIATFGKTKSMLREHNLVVQPTLNSMCAAFLAGCVVTLAITPPDVISTRLYNQGLDANGKGLLYSGWWDCFFKIARSEGLYGLYKGFWASYLRFAPHSVLLLVFFDELLALKHKYQRRHKTVNKA
- the LOC126755101 gene encoding uncharacterized protein LOC126755101, producing MKINPKISVPYWAILLMNACSLCECYKNIILKDYLCADKFLLDIQRSLHVHPAFTLTEDRDSAAIITQMWNTTLPGYYSSNKLKYDCYFRVQTPHRPPRGIYTVITRLKFRRDPVNNACIDYIQFVGGNRPASEKICNEIAIDGPGRLIFDERNREVNIHIYIDKRVSIKEPLELRMVMTAHSECKYTGDFLCDPKDQYSCISRHFVRDNITNCMYPCRDEISCFHDVPTSVEADTTYVALSALTSLIFTMLGVGFCIWVCWKYWNCITVQQHAHEASAAAHRRGQTETPVVQIPNAPSFSGAITSSIGYEQDNRHHQPQSPKDLPPSYESLFPER